A stretch of the Ornithodoros turicata isolate Travis chromosome 4, ASM3712646v1, whole genome shotgun sequence genome encodes the following:
- the LOC135392465 gene encoding uncharacterized protein LOC135392465 has translation MPVVMLGICSAFQENLSCTAAELVYGKILRLPGRRPSKVFLHPDLNKSTHVFLRHDAMRKPLSPHYNGPYRVLSRNRKTFAIDIAGQRIVVSVDRVKPAYLLKPASPFPHSPLSRILPKPRRKVTWATPLRVHNSRSPPL, from the exons ATGCCTGTTGTCATGCTGGGCATCTGTTCGGCCTTCCAGGAGAACCTCTCCTGCACCGCAGCCGAGCTTGTTTACGGGAAGATACTGCGTCTTCCTG GTCGCCGCCCCTCCAAAGTCTTCCTGCACCCCGACCTCAACAAGAGCACTCACGTGTTCCTGCGTCATGATGCTATGCGGAAACCGCTCTCGCCACACTACAATGGTCCCTACCGTGTTCTCTCCCGCAACCGCAAGACTTTCGCCATCGACATCGCGGGCCAGCGCATTGTCGTCTCGGTAGACCGCGTCAAGCCGGCCTATCTCTTGAAGCCGGCGTCCCCGTTCCCCCACTCGCCCTTGTCGAGGATTCTTCCGAAGCCTCGTCGCAAAGTTACTTGGGCAACTCCGCTTCGTGTCCACAACTCCAGGTCGCCTCCTCTCTGA